In Prinia subflava isolate CZ2003 ecotype Zambia chromosome 1, Cam_Psub_1.2, whole genome shotgun sequence, the DNA window AGGAGCCCTCCAGGTCAGTCCTGCTGCAGTTGGGTGGGTCAGGAGCCCCCCAGGTGAGTCCTGCTGCAGTTGGGTGGGTCAGGAGCCCCCCGGGACCCTCCGGGCCGGCTCCCCGATCCCCTGGGAGCTCACAGGGCTTGCGAGCGGTGCTTGTGGAAGGCGCTCTCCAGGAACGTGGCCAGCTTCTCGCAGTCGTCCTGGAACCCAGACGTGCTGCGGGTCCTTTTGGTGGCCTCTGCCAGGGGcctccagcctcccccagccccaatCCTGAACCGTGCCCGTGCTGGCCTGCCCCAGTCCCCcagcaggtttggggtgcccgGGTAcaggacactgaggggctgcagggcagggaaaggagccccaggaaccccaggagggactgggggagctgggaaggggctgagcctgcagaaaaggaggctcaggggggccttgtggctctgcacagctcctgacaggaggggacagccggggggggtcgggctctgctcccagggacagggacaggacaagggcaaatggcctcaggctgggccaggggaggtttaggagGGACATTGTGACAATTCCTCCTGGAaagggctgtccagccctggcccagctgccccgggcagcggtggagtccccatccctgaagtgttCAATAAACACTGGGTGTGACACTTGGGGATGTCACCAGGGGGACCTGGCGTGTTTGGTGACAGGTTGGACTCAATaaccttggaggtcttttctgaaatgattgattctgtgattccctgagTGAGGAAtcagcctcctgccctgggtgctCCCCTGGTTCTCCCTCTCGGAATTATTGAAGGTCCGGCTAAGTAACGTGTGCCACAACAGGGAATTCCCTTTGGAACAGCTCCTGGAGAGAGCAGGAATCCAGGCCCTGCCTGTGAGGAGCTCCAGCGGCTCCaggtttggggacagcagggactcACCTCGTGGATGAATCCATAATGCACCAGCTCCGTGGCCAAATCCTTGGAGTTATCAGCTGCGGagacaggagcaggagaaggtgaGCGTGGACACAGCTGGGGGagctcctgtgcctgggagagctgggaggacGGGGCAGGGTGGTGGAACGGGGCTCCCAATATCCCAAATCACAGCTCTGGACAGTGCCTCCCTCGGCAGGGCTTTGTTTGGCTcacagggcagtgcctgtggcagggctggggagggagcagctcccaggcaccATTCCCAGCTTTCTGAGGGAATTctggctctggggcagccctggggctctgcctgcagggccTCCAGGGGCTCCTGGTGTTCAGGGGAGGAGCTGGACCTGCGCCTTCCCCTTGGAAAAGCGCTGGGGATGGGATTGGAGTtcagcactgggagcacaggagctgcccaCCGTGGGtcctgctgggaatgcagcTCTGGAATGAGCGCTGCAGCTCTGCATTACTGCAGCAATGCCCTCCCAACTGCACCTGCGGGCACCTGGCTCCCGTGTGccacaggcaccagcacagggccCAGGGGGGCAAGGGCTGGGACCAcgaggggaaaaaggggaaaaaaaaaaggaaaggaaaggaaaggaaaggaaaggaaaggaaaggaaaggaaaggaaaggaaaggaaaggaaaggaaaggaaaggaaaggaaaggaaaggaaaggaaaggaaaggaaaggaaaggaaaggaaaggaaaggaaaggaaaggaaaggaaaggaaaggaaaggaaaggaaaggaaaggaaaggaaaggaaaggaaaggaaaggaaaggaaaggaaaggggatgggatgggatgggatgggatggggaaggggatgggatggggaaggggatgggatggggaaggggatgggatggggaaggggatgggatgggatggggaaggaaaggtgaaagggaaggaaagggtgaaggagaagaagaagagaaaagggaaggaaaagaggaaaggagatgaaagaggaagagaggaaaggaatggaataaggaggaggaagaggaggaggagaggaaaggaagaaaagggaagggtTGGGAAGCTGCCACATTCCGTGTCCAACAGAGCCTAATCCCAACAGGGCCACAGGGCTCCCCAGCATCCACATCCAGTACATTCCAGTACATTCCAGTACGTTCCCAGTATGGTGGGAACGTACTGGGCAGCAGGTCATAGCTGAGCTGTCGGTGCAGTTTGTCctccaggatgagcaggagCGTGAGCTGCAGAGACAGGAGAGGGTCTGCTCACcccagggcctgcaggggcaccggaggggctggggaactgggagcactggagggactgggagagctgtgggcactggagggactgggagagctgtgggcactgctgggactgggagctgtgggcactgctgggactgggagagctgtgggcactgctgggactgggagctgtgggctctgctggcactgggagagttctgggcactgctgggactgggagagctgtgggcactgctgggactgggagagctgtgggcactgctgggactgggagagctgtgggcactgctgggactgggagagctgtgggcactgctggcactgggagctgtgggcactgctggcactgggagctgtgggcactgctggcactgggagagctctgggcactgctggcactgggagctgtgggcactgctggcactgggagagctctgggcactgcagggactgggagctgtgggcactgctgggactgggagctgtgggcactgctggcactgggagagctctgggcactgcagggactgggagctctgggcactgctggcactgggagagctctgggcactgctggcactgggagagctctgggcactgctgggactgggagagctctgggcactgctgggactgggagagctctgggcactgctggcactgggagagctgtgggcactgctggcactgggagctgtgggcactgctgggactgggagagctgtgggcactgctggcactgggagcactgggcactgctggcactgggagagctctgggcactggagggactgggagctgtgggcactgcagggactgggagctctgggcactgctgatTCCCTGGAGCAATTCCAGCTCCCTGCATGTACTGGGCTGGTTAAAACAGAAGTCCAAAGGTGTCTGGAAACACCAGGGACAGCGACATCCAGACACTCCAGGTCTGTCCCACAGGCCAAGGGAATTTGTTAGATGGAAATTCCATCGGAATTCTTCCATTGTACAGGACAGGAGTTCTTTGGGGACCACAGAAACTGGCTGAGGCCTTTCCCAGTCACACTTCCCAGTCCAATATCCCAGGCAGATTTTCCCTTTCCCGTTTTCCTGTCAGATTTCCTGCTCTGATTTCCCCAGCCCCACTTCCCAGACCCATTTGCCAtgtcccattcccatttcccagccccagtcccatttcccatttcccagccccattcccattcccatttcccagtcccatttcccagtcccattcccagtcccattcccagtcccatttcccagccccattcccattcccatttcccagtcccattcccaatcccatttcccatttcccattcccagccccatttcccattcccagtcccattcccatttcccatttcccagccccatctcccatttccattcccattcccatttcccattcccagtcccagtcccagtcccattTCCCagtccccgtccccgtcccaTTTCCCggtcccagtcccattcccggtcccagtcccagtcccattcctggtcccagtcccattcctggtcccagtcccattcccatttcccatttccctttcccattcccatttcccatttcccattcccatttcccattcccatttcccagtcCCATTTCCCACTCtccatttcccattttccattcccattcccgttcccattcccattcccattcccagtggGACGTGCAGGGATCTCTCCCCGCTCATTCCCGGTACTCACGTGCCACTGGCTCTTGTCCTCGTTCAGCTCCATGTTGCACTGCATCTGCACCACCTGCAACAGCCCGGCCTGGGATCAGCCTGGCCACGGCCCCCGGGCCCGGAGCCCTTCCTGGGCAGGACTTTGGGGTTCTCCAcactccctgtccccattcctgtccccattcctgtcccCGTTCCTGTCCCCgttcctgtccccattcctgtcccCGTTCCTGTCCCCgttcctgtccccattcctgtccccattcctgtcccCGTTCCTGGCCCCGTTCCTGGCCCCGTTCCTGGCCCCGTTCCTGGCCCCGTTCCTGGCCCCGTTCCTGGCCCCgttcctgtccccattcctgtccTCGTTCCTGGCCCCgttcctgtccccattcctgtccccattcctgtcccCGTTCCTGTCCCCGTTCCTGTCCCCGTTCCTGGCCCCGTTCCTGTCCCCgttcctgtccccattcctgtcccCGTTCCTGTCCCcgttcctgtccctgttcctgtccccattcctgtccccattcctgtccccattcctgtccccattcctgtcccCGTTCCTGTCCCCGTTCCTGGCCCCATTCCTGTCCCCGTTCCTGGCCCCgttcctgtcccagctctcacCTGGCTAACGggagaggtgtccctgcagcagggatgggacaggagcTGTCCCCTCCCGGGTCTGGCCCGGGGCTGGCCTTACCTTCCTGGTCTCCACGTCGAAGGGCTCTGGCGTGGGGGTCTTGGCTTTCTGGGGgtcctcctggggctgggacagggcgCGGGGGAGGGCGTGGGGTCTGGAGACAGCGAAGTTCATCAGGGGGTAAATCCCGTTCCTGCCACGGACACggagggagcacagagctgatTCCACCCCCgcggccctggcagggctggctctggggagagcaggggggggcagctctggggacaccttggggacagcagggaccctcccctgtgcccctcctgGCCCCACATTCCCGGGGGGCCACAGCTGAGCCGGGAGCCCCCACCCACCTGACGTCCTCCAGGAACTTGTCGAGCTCCAGGAAGGAAACCTCCGAGTACCTGGGCAGGGAACAGGACGGGAGGGTTGGGGGTGAggggctgctccccacagcaccaGGACCCCCGGGATGGAAACTGTGGGGTCTCCCCAGCCTCACCTCCACTGTGCCCCGGGCCGGCCCTCCCTGCGGATCTCGGCCATCACCATGTTCAGGTCCAGCTCCTTGATCTTCTCTTCCACCACGTTCTCCGGCATCAGATCTGGGGCAGAGCGGGGGGGTGTGGGTCCTGCAGCCCCaccccagggaggggcagggggggtgtgggtcctgcagccccaccccagggagggacaggggggGTGTGGgtcctgcagccccactgcagggaggggcagggggggggtgggtcctgcagccccaccccagggaggggcagggggggtgtgggtcctgcagccccaccccagggaggggcaggggggtgTCACTGCCCCCTCCCCGGGCTGTGCACGTGGAATCATGGGGTGTTTTGTGTGGGAGGCAcctcaaatcccacccagtcctagcagggacaccctcccctatcccagtttgctccaagccctgcccagtccggcctggaacacttccagggacggggcagccacagctgctctgggctctgtgccagggcctcacccccctcccagccaggaattcctcccCAAATCCAACCTaaccctgtcctctggcagtgggaaaccatccccccttgtcctgtcactccaccCCTGTCCCAAgacctctccagctctcctggagccccttcaggcactgcagggggctccaaggtctccctggacccctctcctctccaggctgaacattcccagctctcccagccctggagaggaTGAGCTGGGGGTCCGGGGGGTCCGGGGGGTCCGGGGGTCCGGGGCTCACACTGGTGGTTGATGAAGCAGtgggctgccagcagcttcaGCGAGTGCACCTCGAAGAGCACGCGGTGGAACAGGAGGCTGTTGGCGGTGGGGCGCTTGTCGGGGTTCAGGGTCAGGCAGGACAGGATGAACTcctgggggcagagcaggggcagcagctggagcagggcaggacctgGATCCTCTCCCTGGGGCGTTTCCCACAGCCACAGAACCActggggctggaaaagagcTCCCACCCCggtccccatccccaccctgtgGCCACCCCGAAGTGCTGAGTGTCCAAATCcctccttggacacctccagggatccagggcacTCCAGCACCGCCCTGGGGAGCCcttccaaggcctgaccaccctttcctTGAGGAAATTGCccctgatgtccagcctgaacctcccctgacacagcctgaggccgttccctctcctccagtccctgttcctgggcacagagcctgaccccctgcctgccccctcCCATCAGAGATGTGGAAAGCAAGAatgtccctcctgagcctcctttcctccaggctgagcccctttccagctcccccagctgctcctggtgctccagacctttCCTCAGCCGCATTTCCTTCCCTGGACACATCCCATGTCCTTACCCGGGCCCCCAAACCTGCCCCGGGActgggggtgccctgggccTGGGGCCACACTGGTTTTGATGGAATTTCCCAGGAGATGGATCCAGAGGGCTCTTTGTGCCGCAGGATCCCcgggacagggagctgcagccgAGCTCTGGGTGGgcagaggtggggagggagtcCCAGGGCCCCACCCTGGGGGTGAgcccaggaaaggctgcagggacaggaccagGATCAGCCCCGAGAGCAGGAATGGGGGAGTGGGGAGAGGGCAGAATCCCCGGGATCTGCAGGGACAGGATCAGCCCCGAGAGCAGGAATGGGGGAGTGGGAAAGGGCAGAATCCCCGGGATCTGCTGGGCAGGACCAGGATCAGCCCCGAGAGCAGGAATGGGGGAGTGGGAAAGGGCAGAATCCCAGGGATCTGCTGGGCAGGACCAGGATCAGCCCCAAGAGCAGGAATGGGGTGGTGGGAGAGGGCAGAATCCCAGGGATCTGCAGGGACAGGATCAGCCCCGAGAGCAGGAATGGGGGAGTGGGAAAGGGCAGAATCGCAGGGatctgctgggcaggagcaggatcaGCCCCGAGAGCAGGAATGGGGTGGTGGGGAGAGGGCAGAATCCCAGGGATCTGCAGGGACAGGATCAGCCCCGAGAGCAGGAATGGGGAAGTGGGAAAGGGCAGAATCCCAGGGATCTGCTGTTCCTGCccactgggagcaggggagcCCCATCTGccactgctcctccagctcctgccccactgccaACAGGGAACAGGCCAGGATATCTGGGATAGATCCAGAAATGATTCCAAGGGTGCCAGGTGGGCGCTCCCAGCCCAGACCCCTCAGGGccccctgccccagagcccctcGGGCGTGACCCCAACCCCTCCCGGAGCTCCCCAGAGGAGACTCCCAGTCCTGAgactgggagctgtggggtcTGAGGGGCAGGAGGGCCTGGGGATGCCTCGGGAGGTTCTGTGATCGAACAGGAGGATTTGGGGAATGTACAGACTCATTATGGGATGTTTTGGAGGCTGCcatgggaaggggaaggggggctGAGTGTTCAGGGAGGACAGAGGGGGATCAAAGGTTTCACACCTTCCTCTGGCTGAGCCCAAAccatccccaaaccctcctgtgtCCTTATTAAACCCCGTTCCCCCGAATTTCCGGGGCAGGTTGGATCCTCTGTCCCTGGGATGGATCCACGGGGCCTCCAGCCAGCGTGGGGCagctgaggagggagagggggcctggggagggggcacagcccgggggcACACCCACAGGGAGACCCCCACAGGGAGACCCCCACAGGGAGACCCCCGGGCGtgagggacaccagggacacccACGGGACAGGGCCAGACCCCCTCTGCACCTCCTGGGAGCGGGCAGGATGGGATCTGCacccagcagggatggaggaCAGGGATCTGCACCCAGGGGCGCTGCAGGACAGGGATTGGTGCCAGGGGGGATGTGCAGGGTGGGATTTTCCCCCACGAGGGATGTGCAGGACAGGGATTTACCCTCAGGGGGGATGTGCAGGGTGGGATTAACCCCCATGAGGGATGTGCAGGACAGGAGCGCTGCAGGACAGGGATTTACCCCCATGAGGGATGTGCAGGACAGGGATTTACCCCCATGAGGGATGTGCAGGGTGGGATTTACCCCCACGAGGGATGTGCAGGACAGGGATTTACACTGCAGGACAGGGACTGGTGCCCAGGAAGGATACAGGATGGGATTTTCCCCCCAGGGGGGATGTTCAGGGTGGGATTTACCCCCATGAGGGATGTGCAGGGTGGGATTTACCCCCACGAGGGATGTGCAGGACAGGGGTTTCCCCCGCAGGCTCCCGCGGCCGCCCTCACCCGCATGTTGGGGTCATCCAGGGAGTGCCGGGCCCGCGCGATCGCCTCCTCCGAGACCCGCGTGTCCCCGTTGGTCTGGATCTCCAGCACGGCCATCTGCGAGGGGGGACACGGAGAGtgcggggctgccggggacagcccgggcagggcagggacaggggacacccccagagaggggacaggggacatcccggacaggggagggacaggggacagtcccggacaggggacagcccggacaggggagggacaggggacagtcccggacaggggacagcccggacaggggagggacaggggacagcccggacaggggacaggggacagccccggacagggcagggacaggggacagcccgggcagggcagggacaggggacagccccagagaggggacaggggacagcccggacagggcagggacaggggacagcccgggcagggcagggacaggggacaccccCAGAGAGGGGACAGCCCCGGAAAGGGGAGGGACAAGGGACACCCCCGGACAAGGGACACCCCCGGAAAGGGGAGGGACAAAGGACACCCCCGGACAGGGGACACCCCGGACAGGGGACAGGGCCCCACCATTCCCAggggccgccccgctccgcaCCTCCAGCGCGCACATCCCGAAGGAGAAGATGTCCACGGCCGTCCCGTCTGCCTTCTCTGGAACGCAGGACGGAGCCTCAGGCCAGAGCCCACCCGGGGACCCCCGCCCCATCCCCTGGACACCCGCGCCTGTCCCCACCTGTCCCCACCTGCCCTCACCTGTCTCCACCTGCCCTCACCTGTTCTCACTGTTCTCACCTGCCCCCACCTGTTCTCACTGCTCTCACCTGCTCTCACTGTTCTCACCTGTTCTCACTGCTCTCACCTGccccccctgccctcacctgtTCTtacctgccctcccctgccccccaCCTGCGGTTCCCTGCCCGTGCAGCCCCCCCTGTCCCCGTGCagccccccgtgtccccccgtgaccccctgtcccctgtccccccgtgtcccccgtgtccccgcgcccccggccccaCTCACGGCCGTATTCCGGGGGGAAGAAGTGCAGGTTCCGCAGCTCCTCCCGCTCGATCCTGATGGGGCTGCGGAGATCGTCCGGGAGCgctggggggacacggggcgGGCTCGGAGGGGGTCCGTGAGTGCCCACCCGTGGGGTCTGTGAGTGCCCACCCgtggtgtctgtgtgtgcccacCCGTGGGGTCCGTGAGTGCCCACCCGTGGGGTCTGTGAGTGCCCACCCGTGGGGTCTGTGTGCCCACCCGTGGGGTCCGTGAGTGCCCACCCGTGGGGTCCGTGAGTGCCCACCCgtggggtctgtgtgtgcccacccgtggtgtctgtgtgtgcccacCCGTGGGGTCCGTGAGTGCCCACCCGTGGGGTCCGTGAGTGCCCACCCgtggggtctgtgtgtgcccacccgtggtgtctgtgtgtgcccacCCGTGGGGTCCGTGAGTGCCCACCCGTGGGGTCTGTGAGTGCCCACCCGTGGGGTCTTCGTGTGCCCACCCGTGGGGTCTTAGGGGATGAGGAGGGGTTTCTGTGTGCCCACCCGTGGGGGTCTTAGGGAATGATGGGGAGGTCTCTGTGTGCCCACCCGTGGGGTCCGCGTGTGCCCACCCGTGGGGTCTTAGGGGATGAGGAGTGGTCTGTGTGTGCTCCTGTCCAGCCCCCCCCGCAgacccctctgctcccacccagGAGCGGCAGCTCCCAGGAGGGTGAAGGTGCCCCCTCCCCACGGAGCCCGGGATCGTCCCCCGTGCCCGGTGCCCCTCTcgggggctcggggggcgcAGGGGGTCCCAGGGCGCTCTCTGGAGGGGGCAGAGGGTCACTCACCGTTGGCAAACACCCGGTGCCAAACtgccgggcagcgccgggacaGCCGAGCGTCGGGAGGGCAGAGAGGACAGAGAGGAGAGGGTGACACCGAGGCTGGCACCCCAAAAAGGGGCCACGGGTCTCGGGGCTCCTGCCTGGCTATGGGCCACCCCCATACCCTGCAGAAcccctgccccttcctgctgccaaCCCCCTGGACCCCTCTGACCCCTCTGACCCCCTTGGACCCCCCCCAAACTCCCTTGGATCCTCTCTGACCCCCCTGGACCCTCCAAACTCCCTCAGagccctctgtccctcctggaCCCCTCAGACTCCCTCTGACCCCCTTGGACCCCTCAAACCGCCTcagacccctctgtcccccctgAACCCTTCAGAGCCCCTCTGACCTCTCTGTCCCATCTGGACCCCCAGCCCCCTTGGATTTCTTAGACCCCTCTGGCACCCTTGGACCATCTTGAACCCCTcggaccccccaaacccccttgGATCCCCTCTGACTCCCTTGGACCCCCTCTGACCCCCTCAGACCCTCTCAGACCCCTCTGACCTCCTTGGACTCCTCAGACCCTTTGGACTCTTGGACCCCTCCAACCCCTTTGGACCCCTCGGGCCACTCAGACCCCCTTGACCCTCCCCAGACCCCCCCAgaccccccagacccctccagagccccccagagcccTCGGGCGCTGCCCCACCGGAGCCGATCTTGATGAGCCCGTTGTGCTGGATGAAGATGGTGTCGCTGGTGAGGTTGCCGTGGATGATGGGGGGCTCGCAGGAGTGCAGGAAGCTGGGGGGGCACAGCCGTGTCCCGAGCACTGCCCGCGGCCCCCAGACCccgcggggcagggcgggggccAGGGGAGCCTCACCTGAGAGCCGAGAGGATCTGGGTGCACCAGCGCTTCCaggcctgggg includes these proteins:
- the NRBP2 gene encoding nuclear receptor-binding protein 2 isoform X2 translates to MAVPEPDARLAQEKEEESEEESEVLEESPCGRWQKRREQVNQGNMPGIQSTFLAMDTEEGVEVVWNELLFTDKKAFKAHEEKIKTMFEQLVLVDHPNIVKLHKYWLDVKDSKARVIFITEYVSSGSLKQFLKKTKKNHKAMNARAWKRWCTQILSALSFLHSCEPPIIHGNLTSDTIFIQHNGLIKIGSVWHRVFANALPDDLRSPIRIEREELRNLHFFPPEYGQKADGTAVDIFSFGMCALEMAVLEIQTNGDTRVSEEAIARARHSLDDPNMREFILSCLTLNPDKRPTANSLLFHRVLFEVHSLKLLAAHCFINHQYLMPENVVEEKIKELDLNMVMAEIRREGRPGAQWRYSEVSFLELDKFLEDVRPHALPRALSQPQEDPQKAKTPTPEPFDVETRKVVQMQCNMELNEDKSQWHLTLLLILEDKLHRQLSYDLLPTDNSKDLATELVHYGFIHEDDCEKLATFLESAFHKHRSQAL
- the NRBP2 gene encoding nuclear receptor-binding protein 2 isoform X1 produces the protein MAVPEPDARLAQEKEEESEEESEVLEESPCGRWQKRREQVNQGNMPGIQSTFLAMDTEEGVEVVWNELLFTDKKAFKAHEEKIKTMFEQLVLVDHPNIVKLHKYWLDVKDSKARVIFITEYVSSGSLKQFLKKTKKNHKAMNARAWKRWCTQILSALSFLHSCEPPIIHGNLTSDTIFIQHNGLIKIGSVWHRVFANALPDDLRSPIRIEREELRNLHFFPPEYGQKADGTAVDIFSFGMCALEMAVLEIQTNGDTRVSEEAIARARHSLDDPNMREFILSCLTLNPDKRPTANSLLFHRVLFEVHSLKLLAAHCFINHQYLMPENVVEEKIKELDLNMVMAEIRREGRPGAQWRYSEVSFLELDKFLEDVRNGIYPLMNFAVSRPHALPRALSQPQEDPQKAKTPTPEPFDVETRKVVQMQCNMELNEDKSQWHLTLLLILEDKLHRQLSYDLLPTDNSKDLATELVHYGFIHEDDCEKLATFLESAFHKHRSQAL